A genomic stretch from Erigeron canadensis isolate Cc75 chromosome 9, C_canadensis_v1, whole genome shotgun sequence includes:
- the LOC122581139 gene encoding acyl carrier protein 3, mitochondrial encodes MQSLWDSVLRHFSVNVSKRQLILPKFGSPSISIHRQLCTSVGSSHDQVKARVIGLVRKFDKIDAAKVTESADFQKDLSLDSLDRVELVMAFEQEFSIEIPDEQADKLKCCADVANYIMSSPKQETTSQES; translated from the exons ATGCAAAGCTTGTGGGATTCAGTTTTGAGGCATTTTAGCGTTAATGTATCTAAAAGACAGCTTATATTACCCAAATTTGGGAGTCCAAGTATTAGTATTCACCGACAACTTTGCACGTCCGTCGGGTCCAGTCATGACCAGGTAAAGGCTCGAGTGATTGGGCTAGTGAGGAAATTTGACAAGATTGATGCTGCCAAG GTGACCGAATCAGCAGATTTTCAGAAAGATCTGAGCCTAGATAGCCTGGATAGGGTGGAGCTTGTCATGGCTTTTGAGCAGGAATTTTCCATTGAGATCCCAGATGAGCAAGCAGATAAATTGAAATGCTGTGCTGACGTTGCCAACTACATTATGTCGTCACCAAAGCAAGAGACTACTTCTCAGGAGTCCTGA
- the LOC122583187 gene encoding putative disease resistance RPP13-like protein 1: MRDSVQTYPLEVLSHVEALSLFAQHALGKQNFDSHPTLKLYGEGIVKKCGGLTLALVTLGRALRTKSIHEEWVELLNNEIWNLSNDGSNILPALRLSYYDFPPHLKQMFAYSPRITCLARTNSSCFGWQKAFCTSQMSNTMESLGSKYFEELVSRSFFQHSTTNKSHYRMHDLINDLATSVAGEYFFMLGEKIDVSCRYNTLEKLCHFSYIFQQYGVYSKFKALHLARRLRTFLPMSLRIDRWQSFYLSSKVLTELFPQLQFLRVLSLANYGIRVVPHSIGSLKHLRYLNFSNTDITFLLEQVSNLYNLQSLMLSGCQRLSSLPDSLVNMKELPRGIAGLTGLQTLSKVIVRDANGFKISHLKDLHHLQGRLTIEGLHKVTNSIDAKEAKLD, from the coding sequence ATGAGGGACTCCGTTCAAACTTATCCTCTGGAGGTTTTGTCACACGTAGAAGCTCTGTCTTTGTTTGCCCAACATGCGTTGGGTAAACAAAATTTCGATTCGCATCCAACACTTAAATTGTATGGAGAAGGTATCGTGAAAAAATGTGGCGGATTAACTCTGGCTTTGGTAACACTTGGAAGGGCGTTAAGAACAAAATCAATCCATGAAGAATGGGTTGAGTTGTTGAATAATGAGATATGGAACTTATCGAATGATGGTAGTAATATTCTTCCTGCCTTAAGACTAAGTTATTATGATTTTCCTCCGcatttgaagcaaatgtttgcTTATTCCCCAAGGATTACTTGTTTGGCAAGGACGAACTCGTCCTGCTTTGGATGGCAGAAGGCTTTTTGTACCAGTCAAATGAGCAACACAATGGAGAGTTTAGGTAGTAAGTATTTTGAAGAGTTGGTGTCAAGATCATTTTTTCAACACTCCACTACTAATAAATCACATTATAGAATGCACGATCTAATTAATGACTTGGCAACAAGTGTTGCCGGAGAGTACTTTTTCATGTTGGGTGAGAAAATTGACGTTAGCTGCCGATATAACACTTTGGAAAAGCTCTGTcacttttcatatatttttcaaCAGTATGGAGTATACAGCAAGTTCAAGGCACTACACTTAGCCAGGCGGTTGCGAACATTCTTACCAATGTCGCTAAGAATAGATAGATGGCAAAGTTTCTATTTATCAAGCAAGGTCCTTACAGAACTATTTCCCCAACTACAGTTTTTAAGGGTGCTAAGCCTAGCTAATTATGGAATCAGAGTGGTACCACACTCCATTGGCAGTCTCAAACATTTGCGGTACCTCAACTTTTCTAATACTGACATCACATTTTTACTGGAACAAGTCAGTAATTTGTACAATCTACAGAGCTTAATGCTTTCTGGTTGTCAACGGTTATCTAGCTTGCCAGACAGTCTCGTAAACATGAAAGAGTTACCCAGGGGGATTGCTGGATTAACTGGTCTACAAACTTTATCCAAAGTTATTGTTAGAGATGCTAATGGGTTCAAAATATCCCATCTTAAGGACCTACACCATCTTCAAGGTCGGCTTACCATTGAAGGACTGCATAAAGTGACAAATTCAATTGACGCAAAGGAAGCCAAGTTAGATTAA